The sequence CATCCTCCATTTCGCCAATCGTCTTATATACCTTCATGATTGGGCCAGGGCAGGACAAGCCGCAAGCATCTAGCGTGGTCTTCACCACCGGCTGGGCAGCTGCCATAGATGGGGCAGTAGGTGCCTGAGTAACAAGAGCCTCCTCCACAGCCAAACCAACACTAGACTGAGCCGTACCAGCAGCCATCTCTTCCATCGCATGCTTCCTCTGTGCCACGCCATTGTCGCTAATTGGTGTACCACAGTTCTCACTCGCAGCTGGCTCATACACACAAGAATAAGTTTTATATCCGCCATCCAAATTGCGAACCTTGAAACCAGCCTGCATCAAAATCCTTGAAGCGAGGTAACCGCGAAGACCGACCTGACAGTAAACGTACACTTCTTTAGTAGGAATTTCACCCAGACGTTCACGCAGATCTCCAAGCGGAATATTCACAGAGCCTTCAATCATACCCATGTCACGCTCGATCAGCTCACGAACGTCGATCAGGTAACCGCCATTAGTCAAAATATCGTTGATTTCATGCCATTGAACTGTTTCCACGAGACCTTCCGCAATATTTTTCGCTGCATAACCGGCCATGTTGACTGGGTCTTTTGCAGAAGAATATGGCGGCGCGTAAGCCAGTTCAAGATCCGGCAGATCAAAAATCGTCATGCCGCCTTTGATGGCAGTTGCCAGAACGTCGATGCGCTTGTCGGCACCATCATAAGATACCGCCTGCGCACCGAAGATTTTTCCTGTCTCCCGGTCAAAGATTAATTTTAGCGCGATAGGGAATGCTCCTGGATAATATCCGGCGTGAGAGCTTGGGTGAACGTGCACCACATCATATGAGATGCCAAGGCGTTTCAGAGTCTTTTCGTTGTTGCCTGTTGCTGCGACGGTCATGTCGAAAACCTTAGCGATAGAAGTGCCAAGTGTGCCCTGGTATTTTGAATCAATGCCGTTGATATGGTCAGCCACGATTCGTCCCTGGCGGTTGGCCGGCCATGCAAGCGGGATGTGCGTAGCCTGGCCGTTAATATAATCTTTGACTTCAATCGCGTCACCGATTGCGTAGATACTTTCATCAGCTGTCTGCAGCCGCTCGTTAACACGAATCGCACCACGAAGGCCGAGTTCAAGTCCCGCTTCTTTTGCCAGTTTATTTTCTGGTGCTACACCTATTGCAAGAATCACAAGGTCCGTCTTAATTTGCTTGCCGCTATTCAGGTTAATGACCTTGCCGCTCTTTTCAAAAGACTTCACACCATCTTCAAACACAAGATTCACGCCTTTTTCCC comes from Mesobacillus jeotgali and encodes:
- a CDS encoding CoA-disulfide reductase: MAKKVVIVGGVAGGATTAARIRRLDEQTEIVMIERGEYISFANCGLPYYIGGAIQERDALLVQTVEGMSKKFNMDIRNLTEVTRINRERKVVEIKNLKTDETYEESYDVLVLSPGASPFKPPIPGIDEAEALFTLRNIPDTDKIKAYVDEQQPKKATVIGGGFIGVEMAENLWERGVEVTLVEMADQIMAPIDFEMASILHQHLREKGVNLVFEDGVKSFEKSGKVINLNSGKQIKTDLVILAIGVAPENKLAKEAGLELGLRGAIRVNERLQTADESIYAIGDAIEVKDYINGQATHIPLAWPANRQGRIVADHINGIDSKYQGTLGTSIAKVFDMTVAATGNNEKTLKRLGISYDVVHVHPSSHAGYYPGAFPIALKLIFDRETGKIFGAQAVSYDGADKRIDVLATAIKGGMTIFDLPDLELAYAPPYSSAKDPVNMAGYAAKNIAEGLVETVQWHEINDILTNGGYLIDVRELIERDMGMIEGSVNIPLGDLRERLGEIPTKEVYVYCQVGLRGYLASRILMQAGFKVRNLDGGYKTYSCVYEPAASENCGTPISDNGVAQRKHAMEEMAAGTAQSSVGLAVEEALVTQAPTAPSMAAAQPVVKTTLDACGLSCPGPIMKVYKTIGEMEDGEVMEVHATDPGFAKDIKAWCEKTGNKLISNKFEDKKFKAQIMKGNVVVPLNTRPAPVEIPTGVPAPAKNGATMVVFSGDLDKAIATFIIASGAAAMGKEVTLFFTFWGLNILKRNDAPSTEKDMMAKMFSMMMPKGAGDLPLSKMNMGGMGAKMIKTVMGNKNVDSLETLMKNAMDAGVKLVACGMSMDIMGISKEELIDGVEIGGVAAYLGDAEDSGLNLFI